In the Lachnospiraceae bacterium genome, TTTACCTCCGGCATCCATGCAAGCTGCTTAGTGACATCCAGCGTATACTCATAATCATAAAAACTAAAATACTTTCTTTGTTCCTCTTTCGTACTCACCTCACGATATGTCACCGTTTTACCGAGCACTTCATAGCACTGCCCAACCCATTCCTTCACAGAGATTACCTCCGGATTACCAACATTAAAAATTCTTTGCGAGGGCTTCCTTTCCATAAGGATATCCATAAACCGGCATAAATCATCAATATAAAAGAATTGCAGCGTCATTTTCCCGCCTGCGGGTAAAAAGAATGGGCGATCTGCCATTGCGCAATCAAAAACAAATGCTTCTCTGTACAGATTATTATAAGGACCATACAGATACGGCGGACGCAAAATATAAGCATGGGGATCCTTTAACTGCAGCGCCTTCTCGGCTTCAATTTTCCCTAGGCCGTATTCCTTCCAGTATTGATTTTCGCCTACCGGAGCTTCCTCTGTAAAGGGCTGCACGCCATTTTGCGGATAAACGGCACTTGAGCTTAGCAGAATATACTGATCATACTCTCCCAGCGCCGTAAGAAGCATTTGAACATCCTGCGCCGTATAGGCCGTCATATCCAAGACCACATCAAAATGATGCATGCGCAGCTTTTCTCCCAGCAAATGCCGATCTGCCTCAATTAAGGTCACACCCTTCGGCTGTTCACGCGTGTTT is a window encoding:
- a CDS encoding NAD-dependent epimerase/dehydratase family protein, which encodes MKKILVTGGTVFVSRYVAEYYVKKGYEVYVLNRNTREQPKGVTLIEADRHLLGEKLRMHHFDVVLDMTAYTAQDVQMLLTALGEYDQYILLSSSAVYPQNGVQPFTEEAPVGENQYWKEYGLGKIEAEKALQLKDPHAYILRPPYLYGPYNNLYREAFVFDCAMADRPFFLPAGGKMTLQFFYIDDLCRFMDILMERKPSQRIFNVGNPEVISVKEWVGQCYEVLGKTVTYREVSTKEEQRKYFSFYDYEYTLDVTKQLAWMPEVKPLAEGLQEAWSWYAEHSEMVRKKEYLKYIDENLRGE